The genomic region CTCGTGGCGTTGCCAATAGTCTGGTAGCCGTAGAAGCGGGCGCCGAAGTCACGGTTTTTGCGTTCGGCGTAGATACCGGCCCGCAGGCGGTTCGGCTCGCGGTCGGCGGGGTTGCCAAACGAATGTTCGAGGTTACCGGAAAACGTCAGGGTGCGCTCGTCCAGTTTCGAATAGAAACGGCCTACGTCGATCGGGTTCGGCTGCTGAGGCACCGTAATCTGGTAAGCCGCTTCCTGGCCATCCGGGCCCATCGCCCCTGTCGCGCGCTGGTAGCGAACCCGCTTCCAGTCCGGCTCCCAGCGGCCGGTGTACCCGTAACCCGCTACCCAGTTTACCCGGGTCAGGTCGGAGAGGGTGTGCTCGCCGGCAAGCTGCGTCGTCACGATGCTGCGGTTTTCGAAGCGCTGCGAATACGCCCGGACGTCGAAGCCGTCCACCACGCGCTGGCCCACCCGGTTGATGGTTTCCGTAGAGCTCAGCTGGTTGAACAGCGTTTTCCATTCCAGATTGAAGGCCGGAGAGATGCGGGCCGACCAGTTGTGCAGGATACCCAGACGGGTGTTGCGATTGTAACTGGCGTCCTGATAGGTTTCAAACTGGTCGTTGGCCGTGGCCCCGTTCTGGTAGATATTCAAGGCTACGTCGGCGTACTGGTGCGACATCGCGTAGTTGACGCTCGTGAGGTTGCTCAGCCGGACGTTGCCAATATCAAACCGGCGGCCGGTGTTCAGCGCAAAGCGAATGTCCGGCGAAACCGTGACGTTCTGGAGGCCCCAGGTGTTGGGCAGCAGGCGGGCATAGGCGGCGCGCTGCAGCGGGTTCTGGGCGTTGAAGGCGTTGGAGGAAGTCGGAAAGCTGTTCGGCACCTGCTGGTCGGCACCCCAGAGGCCCAGCCAGTTGGCGCCGCTGCGCTCGTGCGTCTGCACGTTCTGGAAAGTGGTATTCTGGCGGTAACCCAGCGTCAGACCCACGTCCAGGAAGTTCTGTTCGGGGCGGCGCTTCGTGTAAATCTTGATGACGCCACCGGCAAAATCGCCCGGCAGTTCGGCCGAACCGGATTTGTAGACGATCATCCGGTCAATAATGTTGCTCGGCACCAGGTCGAACGAGAACGAGCGCGTATCCACTTCCGTAGACGGCGTAATCACGTCGTTGATCAGCACTGAGTTGTAACGGGCCGAAAGGCCGCGGATCAGGACAAAGCGGTTATCGACGATGCTCACGCCCGGCACGCGGCGGATGGCGGCGGCGGCGTCGCGGTCCTGCGATTTCTGGATCTGCTGGGCCGAGATACCCACCGCAATGGGCTTCATCTGCTTGATTTCGGTGATAACGGCGATTTCGGTGTTGGTCGTGCGGCTGGCCTTCACGACTACTTCCTGAAGGTTCTGGCCGCCTTCTTCTTCGAGTTCGGTTTCAACAACCGTCGTGTTCCCCGACTCGACCCGGACACCCGGAATTTCTTTGGTTTTGTAGGAAACGTAAGAGAGGATAAGCTTGTGCGTACCGGCCGGGACATTGGCAATGACGAAGGCTCCTTCAACGTCGGCGGCGGCTCCGAGGGTGAGTCCGTCGATGCGGACCGTGGCCCCGATCAGGGCTTCCTTGGTTTTAGCGTCTTTGAGTGTGCCCCGGATGGTTCCGTTCTGGGCGAAGGCGGTGGTGATACCGACCAGGATAAGTGCAAGTAGCTTTACGACAGTTTTCATATTGGTTGTTGAAACACGTCGCAAAACTACTTGACCAATGTTACGTCAGTGTTATGGCAGTATTATGGCACCGTTATATTTGAAAATGAAAAATACCTGAAAATGAGCACTTTAATATTTTTTTAATATTCGTTCGATAACAATCAGAACCGGGCGGCCAACATTTTACGCCTGTTTTCCACCCGCCGAAGCGCCGGTCTTCTAGTCAATCGTGCCGTTCGTCAGCAGATTCTTCTGCGTTTCTGCATCGTACCAGAATCCGTTCACAAAAACGTACCGAATGCGGTTGCCCCGCTTGAGCAGGAAGGTGGCGCCCTGTCCGATCTGGGCCGGGCGGGAGGCTACCGTGCCCGGCTGAAGAAACTGCACCGGAGGCACTACGGCCGGTGTTTTCGTCGGTTTGGTCAGCCGGAACGAGGTCACTCCTTCCCGGTAAAGCGAATCCAGGTTCAGTTTCCGGACCAGCGCCAGCGAGTCCAGCGGCGTCCGGTGGACATGGCCGGGCACCAGCGTCAGGCCGTTGCCGTCGATTTCTTCGATGCCGAAAAACGTAGACAGGTCGCCGAGGTCTTCCACCACGCTGCGGTACTGAAAGGCAGTTGCTCCAGCAACGTTTACCTCGTTGCGGTTGATGCCCACGTCCATTTTGTACGGCTTCCCGTTGCGCATCACCTGCACGCCGCGAATCAGGACGTCGAACAGGTAGCGCTCGTTTTCCGGAATCCGGGTGTAGTCCGCCCGGCTTTCCAGTTTATAGCCGTCGGTCGAAATGGATTCCAGCGCCGTCAGGATGGCGACATAGTTCAGCTTGCGGATGTACTGCTTTTCGGGATCATTCGGGTAGCCGCCGGATTCGATGAGGATCAGCGTCGTGCCCCATTTCTGAATATTGTCGCCAAACGCCCGCGGCTCGAACTCATCCGAATACCGCCCCACACCGCCCGGAATGAAGCGCTGTAATACCCGGTTCATGCCGATGATGAGCTGCATGGACCGTTCCCGAACCGGATTCACGTTGCGGGCTTCGTCGTAGGCCGTCGCCAGAAACGAGATCGTCGCCTGTCTGGGCGTGTGTCCGACGCTGTAGCGGGTACTCTGGTCGTGGAGGTTGAAGCCAAAGTCCGGCTTTAGCGTCTGCTGGAGGTTTTTCAGAATGCGCGACTCCGGCGACTGGAGCCGCAGGGCATCCCGGTTCATGTCGATGTCGAGGGCGTTGCGGCGCTGGTAGCGTTCGGCCCCGTCGGGGTTGAGCATGGGGACGAAGTACAGCGTTGTTTCGCGCAGCAGTTGTTCGCGCAGCCCGTCAAACTCGTCGGTCTGACGCAGCCAGTTGAACAGATCGAACAGGGCCATCGTGGCGGTCGGCTCGTCACCGTGCATCTGCGACCAAAGCAGCACTTTCCGGGGTCCGCTCCCGACTTTAATCAACTGAATTGGCCGTTTTTCGACGGATTCGCCCACCTGCGTTATTTCAAACCGGCTGTCGGCTTTCAGGCTGTCGATCAGGGGCAGGATGTCTTTCTGTTTGAACCGGCGGAACGAAAGGCTGGCTTCGCGGTACTGGTCGTGGGTCTCGAAGAGGCGTTGAGCGGTATCCTGAGCAAGGGCTGTATTCATCAAAAACAAAATAATTAACGCGACGGGAATCAGTCGATACGGTTTCATGAACGGAGGCAAAGTTCGGAAAGAAATCATAGAATGCTCCTTAATTTATGCAGCCCGGCGGCAAAACCCAGCCACGAGACCAGCAGACACAAAACGACGTTGAGGAGTATATTCAGTATAGCCGACAAAATCCGTCCCTGCTGCAGCAGAGCCAGCGTATCGGTGCTGAAGGTCGAAAAGGTGCTCAGGCCGCCGCAAAAGCCCACGCCCACCAGCAGCCGGACGGTTTCGCCGCCCTGCCGCCCCGCCATCCAGCCCGCCACCAGCCCCAGCACCAGACTGGCCACCACGTTGACCAGCAGCGTACCCGCCGGAAACGACGGCCCCAGCCACGGCTGAACATACCGGCTGACGGCGTACCGGGTCACGCTGCCCAGGCCACCGCCCAGAAAAACCAGAAAAAAAGAATTTTGTGCCATAGAATCAGCGGGTTGTATGGCTTCTCGCAGATTTCGGACGCAGACTTGCGGTTCGCCACTGCGACGCTGGGTTTTCTGCGTACATCTGCGTCCGAAATCAGCGTCGCAGCGGCGAACCGCAAATCTGCGAGAAACAACCTCCTGCAAAGATGTCAAACATTCCTGCTTGTTCGACTCCGTTCGTTATTGCGGTTAAAAAATCTCTTATTTTAGCCCAATGACATCTTCTGAGCCCAAATCATCCTCTGCCCTTCTTAAACTTCTCGGCGTCGGCTTCGGCATCGCCGTCACCATCGGCGGCACCATCGGCACCGGCATCCTGCGCCGCCCCGGCACCATTGCTCAGGAACTGGGCGACCCCTGGCTGATTCTGCTGGTGTGGGTGCTGGTCGGACTTTTTGCGTTGCTGGGCTCGCTGTCGGTCATTGAGTTAGGCACCATGCTGCCCAAAGCCGGGGCCTGGTACGTGTTTGCGCGGCGGGCTTTCGGCGACTTTGCCGGGTTTCTGATCGGCATTGCCAGCTGGTTCGGAAGCGTGTCGGCCATGGCCTTTGGGGCTTCCGTCATGGGTGAGTACCTAGCATTGATTTTCCCGGTATTGTCCGGCTACGTCCGGCTCATCGGGGTGGGCATTCTGGTCGCCTTTGTCGCGTTTCACTGGCTGGGTGTACGGCTGGCGAGCCAGGCGCAGGAGGTGATGAGTTTTCTGAAGGCCGTCGGGCTGCTGGCGTTCGTGCTGGTCTGTTTTGCCTACGAACCGGACGTGCCGCTCGATTTTTCGGAAGCCAATAAAATTCCCGTGCAGGGGTCGCTCATTGTGGCGCTGCTGGCGGCTTTGCAGTCTGTTTTCTACACCTACGACGGCTGGCATACGGCCGCTTACTTCACGGAAGAAGACGTAAATCCGAACAAGAACCTGCCCCGCTCGATGATGGGCGGCGTGCTGCTCATTATTGCCATTTACCTGCTGGTCAATCTGGCGCTTTTTCACGTCCTGCCGATCAACGAACTGGCGGCTTCCAAACTGCCCGCCGCCGACGCCATCCAGCGGATTTACGGTCCGGCCAGCGCCCGCGCCGTGACGGGCCTCCTGCTGATTTCCATCCTCGGCATCATCAACGCCCAGATCATGTTCAACCCGCGCGTGCTGTTCGCCATCAGCCGCGACGGGCTTTTCTCCCGGCGATTTGCCACGGTCAACGCCGGAGGAACGCCCGGGGCGGCCATGCTGCTGACGGCCGGGCTGTCGTGCGTGATGATCCTGACGGGTTCCTACGGCCGGTTTTCCGACATCGCTTCGTTTTTCTTTGTCCTCTGCTACTTTTCGGGCTTCGCATCGCTGATTCGTCTGCGGCAGACGGAGCCCAACCTGCCCCGACCGTTCCGGGCGTGGGGCTATCCGGTGGTGACCTGGGTGCTGCTGCTGGCTTCGCTGGCCTTTCTGGTCGGCGTCATCATCGGCGACCAGACCAGCAGCCTGTATGCGGTGGTCTTTCTGGCGCTGAGCTATCCGGCGTATCGTCTGGTAAAACGCTGGAATGCCTAGGGCAATTCTTACCGTTCGTTAAATTCTTTGTCGCTTTTTGCTCAAATAAGGCCACTGAGAGCCATCCCGAAATCCGTATTCCTCTTCACAAAAAATAATCTTCATATTTTAATTAATTTTGTAGAGGACGTTTGTCTGTTTACCTGCCGCATTCTTATGAGATACCTCTACCTGCTGGTCTGCGTACTGACCGGTTTTTCTGCCCTTCAGGCGCAGAAAGTGGACCTGGACGAATTTTCCTTTCACGCGTCCTATGTGCAGCTTCCCCGCAACCCGCTTCCGGCCGAACTGACGACTTACTCCACAGAATTTACGTCGGTGGGCGTGAACGTCCGGGCGCTGGGCTACAACATGGCGGATTTGCAGAACAGCTATTTCAACATCAGCGGCTTTCGGAAGGTAGCCCGCGGCGGCCATTTTACCATTAAGATTCAGATCGACAATCCGCAATTCGGCGATCTGAAGGAAGCGCCCAAAACGGAAACTTCGAAGGGCAAAGACGGCAAGGAAGTTAAAACGACCACCTACGCCTACAGCTACACCTACTACGTGCCCATGCGGTACGTCATCACCGATTATCAGCAAAACATCCTGGAAGAAGGCGCCGTGGCCGACGGAAGCCAGCAGCAGGGCAGCTTCACGAGTTATTTTGCTACCCAGGCGCAACTGGCCGAGTACTGGAAGAACAACCGCAACTCCGTGCTGCTCGAACGCTGGCAGAGCTTCACGTCCCAGGCTTTGCAGAACTTCAGCAACCGGCTCAACGACAACTTCGGCTACGTGACCAAAAACAAGGTTCCCGGCACTCTCTGGGTACTCAACTCGTCGAAACACCCGGAATTTGAAGCCTACCAGAAGCAGTACAAACTCATCAGGGACGCCTTCGACGGCATGACCCCGGCCAAAGGACTTGACCCCGCCCTGCTCCAGCCCGCCTTGGACTACCTTGAATCCCTGCCCAAAAAATACCCGGCCGACGAGAAAGCCGACAAGAAACTGCGCTACTCAGCTTACTACAACCTCGGCACGATTTATTACTGGCTCGATGAATTCGATAAATCGGCGGCCTACGCCGATGCCCTCATCAAAAACGACTACGACCGGCGCGACGGCGAAGTGATGAAAAACGCGGCCCTGAGCGCCAAAGCCCGGATGACGGCCAACCGCCTGAGCAGCCGGCACTTCGTCCGCGACCTGAGCAAGGCCGAACCGCCCGCGCTGGCTCCGCCGCCGGTGGAAGTGCTGGCCGCCGCCCAGACCGCTGAACCCGTCAAAACAGAGCAGGAAAAAGCCTCCGAGTCGCTGTACAAGCTTCAGGGAGGCCTTGACCAACTGAAAGAGTTGGTTGCCAGGATGGAAGCCCGTGAGAAAGCGATCAGGGAAGAAATCAAACATACCGACGGGCTCATTGTCAAGTACCCGACCGACGCGAAACTGTACATCACCCGCGGGCGGCTCAAGCGCAATGTTTATGACTGGCCGGGTTCCGTAGCGGACTTTGAAAAAGGCGTTTCGCTGAAACCAAAAGAGGCAATTTATCACTACGAACTCGGCTTCACGGCAGTAGCGACGGGCGAATACGACCGGGGCGTTAAAGCCCTCGACGCGGCCATCGCGCTGAATCCGAAGTATACAGAAGCGTATTATCAGAAAGGACTGGCCCTCTCGCGCGCCAATCGGCCGGTCGAAGCCATTCCTGTCTTTGACAAGGCCATTGCCCTGCGACCGACGTACGCCGAAGCCCTCACCGAACGGGGCGTTTGCCGGGAGTATCTGCTGAAACATGCCGATGCCATTCAGGACTTCGACAAAGCCATTGCGGCCAACCCGAAATATGCCTACGCCTACAATTGCCGTGGCACGTCCAACTTCGGTCTGGGTAAATACCCCGAAGCGCTGACGGACCTGAACAAGGCCATTGAACTCGAAAAGTACACGCCCAACGCCTACGCCAACCGCGCCATAGCGTACCTGAAGATGGGCCGTCTGGAGGAAGCCTCTAAAGACGCTGAAGACGTCGTGGCCAAAAACAAGAACTTCGCCAACGGATACCTGGCGCGGGCGCTCGTCCGGGTGCAGCAGAAAAACTTCCAGGGTGCTATCGAGGACGCCCGGCAGGCCCTGACGCTGAACCACCCCCGCCCGTACCGGGTGCATACCGCGCTGGCCGATGCGCTGGCGGGCCTGGGGCTGCGCGACGAAGCCATTAAGAAATACGACGAAGCCCTTTCGCTGATGCCTGGCTACGCGGAAGCCGTGACCGGCAAGGCGCAGGCCCAGCAACTGAGCAGCAAATTTTAACCGTACCCACCGTGACGTTTATGCTGAAAAAAGGACTTCTGGCCCTGCTGTGCCTGAGTTTTCTGATTGCTTCCTGTCGGCGCGTGCCGGCGGGCGCCAACGTGGTGCTGACGGGCGAACCCGCCGCCGGACTAGTTTCTGTGGAAGCCACCGGGCAGGGCGGCAATTTTCCAGAAATGGAACAGAATGCCCTGCGCAAAACTTTCGAAACGATTCTGTTTGTGGGACTTCCCTCCGCCGCCACGACCGCCTATCGCCAGCCCATGACCGACGCCCGGCAATTCAGCGCGGCGGACCTCGACCAGTTTTTCCGGCAGGAGCAGCACCGCCCCTTTGTCGTCCAGAGTCGGCGCTTTACGGGTCGCCGCCGCACCGCCGCCGGAGGCCGCAGCCTGCGTTTTGCCTTTACCATCAACCACGAAGCCCTGCGCCGCCACCTGGAGCAGCGGGGCCTGATCCGGCCGTTTGGCTATTGATCGCAATGCGTCCGACACTTTTTCTTTTCGCCCTCGGCAGCGCCCTGACGTTGTCCCTGACGGCTTCCGGCCAGCGCCGGGCCGCCAAAGCGCCGGACCCAGCTACCCTGCCGCCGACCCCGGCGGTCGCTCCGGCCGATACGTCCCGAAACCAGCTTGCCACCCGCCCGACCATCATGGTGTTTCCCTTTTTCCGGGAAGGCCAGAACCTGCGTCAGGTCGTGGAAGACGATGCCAACAACCGCGTCGTGATGGCCAAAGTCAAAGAGGCGTTCGACAAGCGGGGGTATTCTACGCTGGATTACCTTTCCAAAGTCCGGAACCTGAACGTCAGCGACGTGCTGACCGGCGACACCAAAAGCGACCTCAAATCGCAGCTGATTCAGTCGTCGGGGGCGGATATCTGCGTGGAGGTGGAATACCGGTACACCGAAAGTCCGACGGGTAACGAAGTGAGCGTGGTGCTGAATGCCTACGAATCCAGCACGTCTTCCTCGCTTTCCAACAAGGTCGGCAGCAGCGGCAAATTCTATTCGCAGGACGTTGCCAAACTCACCAGCCGGGCCGCTGATCCGATTCTGGACGATTTTCTGAACGTGATGCAGCAGAAGTTTACCGACATCGTGCAGAACGGCCGCTACCTGAGCCTGGAAGTAGGTCTGGCTGAAGGCAGCGACCTGACCATGAACACCGAAGTCGGGGCGGACGGGCTCGCGCTGTCGGATGCCCTCGAAGTCTGGATCGGCGAGCATACCAAAAGCTACCACATTCTCGGCGTCAGTGCGCTCAAAACCACCTTCGACGTGCTGCGGGTGCCGCGCCTCGACCCGCAGGGCCGCCCGCTGACGACCACCCGGTACGCGCTGGACATCCTCCGGTTCTGCAACAGCCTTTACACCACCAAAAAGCCCGACCGCAAGCTGAAAACCAGCCGCCTCGTCAAGGGCAATACCATCTTCATTACCTTACAATAAAGCCATGCGTACTTATTTCGGGCTGTTCCTTCTGTTTCTCCTCCCGCTGACCGGCTTCGGTCAGGAACGGGACGTTATCGGTATTTCTCCGTTCAGTTATGCGTCGTATATCGAGGCCAAATACGTGGGCGAGATTACGGAGGCCGTTTCCAACGAATTTGTCAAAGCCAAACGCTTCACCATCGTTGACCGTACCAAACTCGCCGCGGTGACTAGCGAACGGGAACTTCAGAAAAGCGAAGAGTTCATCGACAGCCGCGTCATTGCCCAGGGCAAAAGCATCGGTGCCCGCTACATCGTGACGGGTCATCTGGCATCCATCGGCACCAGCAATTACTTTTCGGCTGAACTGAAACGGTATATTTATTCGGCTAAAATCGCTTTTTCGCTCAAAATCATTGATGTAGAAACCGGCGAAGTGGTCCATGCCGAAACGTTTGGCAAAGGCACTGCCGCCGGCAGTACGGGCGGCGGATTCTTCTCGGCCACCCGCTGCGACCAGCCCGGCTCGGGGTCATCCACCGAACAGGCCATCCGCGACGCCATCGCCAACATTGGCTGCGCCGTGGACCGCTGGATTAAAGTGGCGTTTCCGGTGATGGTCAGCATCGTGGAAGTGCAGGAAATGCACAAGCGGAAAGGCGCGCAGACGGTCCTGCTGGCGGCGGGGAAGATGTACGGCCTGAGCCGGTACAAAAAATTAAAAGTGATTGAACTCGTGAAAGTTACCGTCGACGGCAAGGAACTCACCCGGCAGAAGGAAGTGGGCATTCTGTCGGTGCAGAAGGTGGAAGACGATAATTTCTCGATCTGCGACGTCATCGACGGCGGCGAGACTATTGCCGAAAAACTGGGCCAGAAAACGCCGTTAAAAGTTGTCATTCAATAAGCCATGAACCGCATCCGCCTTTTTCTGCTGGCTCTTTATGCTTTCGTAAGCGCCCCCCTGCTGGCCCAGACAACCGGGCCGGGGCTGTTCGGCAAACTGAATCTGGTGCTGGTCATGCCGCCCTATTCGGCGGACCTGAATGAGGTCCAGTTGGATAAACTGCAAACCGTCCTGACTGACCTGCTGACTCAAAACGGGCTGGCGTCGTACCGGATGCAAAGCAATCTGGTGCTGTACCCGAGCCTGCGGATCGTCAACGAGCAGACGCTGAACCCCGGCGTTCAGACGCTGAAACTGGTAGAAGCGGAACTGAGCCTGACCATCCGGCAGGCCGATAACGGGGTTATTTTCTCGACCGTCACCAAACGCCTGCGCGGCAGCGGACGCAGCCGCGACCTCGCCATGAACGGGCTGCTGAACGAGGTATCCGCCTCGGACCCGGCACTCACGGAGTTTATGGAGAAAGGAAAAGCGAAGGCGCTGGCGTACTACCGCCAGAATTGCCCGGCGATTCTGAATCAGGCGACGCAGTTGAGCCGCCGCAACCAGTTTGCCGAAGCGCTGGGCCTGCTGCTGAGTATTCCTAAAGAAACGGACTGCTTTTCGGAAGCCGAACGGAAGACCGGCCAAGTATTTGCTTTGTATCAAAAACAGGCCTGCCAGCGCCTGCTGACCGAAGCCCGCGCCCGGGTGGCGGCCCGCGACTTCGACACGGGGCTGGCGCTGATCGCCCAGATCGACCCGGCCTCTCCCTGCGCCGGCGAGGCAAAAAAGGTCATCGAACAGGCGGGCCGGGAAGTGAGCGGCGACAACCAGCAGCGCTGGAATCTGTTGAAAGTAGCGTTCACCGATTACCGCGAACTGGAGCGCTACCGTCTCACGCTGGTCAGTGAATTTCTGACGGCTTATTATCTGTCGCGGCCGCTCTACCCATACGAGAGTCTGGCCCGCTAGCCTTTACAGACCGTAGACGTAACTTTCTACAAAGAGAATCCCGAAAGCGCCCAGGCTGACCAGCAACCCCCAGTTGATGATTCGCCTGGGTAAATCTTTGGTATCCGTCTGGTTCTGGTAAGCGCCGATGAGGTGTTCGGCCAGATCGGCCACGGCGAAATTAGAGGCAAACTGAAGCAGGTGCCAGGCATAATCAAAGCCGTCGATGCAGCGCGCCCAGACAAGCGGCTGAGCAATGACATAAACCAGCACGACCCACTCCTTCAACCCAAAGTCATCCAGATTGAACTGGAACCGACGCACAAGACTGGTAAAAAATTGCTTCAACATGGTGTACGGTGAGTTTCCTACTACAAAGTTGCACGTTTGTAGGAAAACTTACCGCCTGCTCCCGATTAAAAAAGCGTTAAGAACGAAGGACTTACCGAATTTTATGGCTGGCCACGACCCGCCGGGGCGGTTCCCCTAGTACCGCTGGTGAAGCTCCGTCAGGAACGCTTCGGTGCGCTTCCGCATCTCGGAAACGGTCGCCGTAAAGTTGTTGTGCATCATGCTGAACAGCATCAGCTTTCCTTTCCGGGTGATCAGATAGCCGCTGAGGTTGTACACGCCGCTCATGGACCCCGATTTGGCATAAATAAACGGTTTGTCGGCCTTGTACCCGCTGCGCAGGTTGCCCGTTCGGCCTCCCGCTGATAGAATGTTGAAAAGACGGTCCTGCGGCACGGTCCGGTAGATTTTCTGCAGCAGCACCACAATCGACCGCGGCGTAAAGAGATTGTACCGCGACAGTCCCGAGCCATCGACCCAGACCGGCCGGTCGGGCAGGTCTTTCAGGTGATTTTTGACAATGAACCGGATGCTCGCCTTCGTGTTTAGGGTGTCGCGGCCGTTGGCGGCCAGCAGCACGAGGTGTTCCGCCAGCAGGTTGTCGCTCACCAGCATCATGCGTTTGTAAAGCGAATCGGCGGGAATGCTGTAGAAGGTCCGGGCCGCCCGGTTCAGCGGAAGATTTGCCACCCCGACGGGCCGGTTCAGCGTATCGGCCAGCAGTTGGGCGGCCAGCTCCGGCGACCAGCGGAAGGGTACGTCCCTCACCCCCGGCTTCAGTACGGCTCCCTGCCGGAACCGGTTGCCGAACTCATCCCGCTGGATACCGGTACTCCGGGGGTCGCCCGCCACCAGACTATCCCGGAAAAGCGCCGGAGAGGCGTTCACCCGCGTCACCCGGTCCGCCACGGAAAACCGGACCACGTTCCCGAAAATCGGAAAGGGCGTCACTTCGGCCGAATAATCATCATTGTAATCATCCCAGGCCCAGCCGGAGCCGAAACGCGGGCCGCTGTAATTGGCCGCCGACAGAAAAATCCGTTCGGGCCGGTTCCGCAGAAACGCCAGGGCGGCCGTGTCGGTCAGGTCGGGGTTCAGAAAAGCAGCGTTGCCTGTTCCCCAGATAATAAGCGAATCGCCCCGCTGCTGGTAACGCAGGGCCGGAACCGAGTCTTTGAGCGACACCAGTCCGGCGTAAAGACTGAACAGTTTGGTGTTGGAAGCGGGCGTGAAATACTTGTCGGCGTTGTGCTGCACGACGGTTTGCTGCTTTTCCCAGTCGTAGAGCGCAAACCCGGTGAAGTGGTCGGTGTACAGCGGGTTTCGGGCCAGGTCGCGTTTGACGGGACGGTAAGCGGCGCAGCCGGTCAGAAAGGCAAAAAGGAAGAGGTACAAGACGGTTCTCATGCCCGAAAATAACGGTTTTACGACAGGAACGCATAAAAAAAGCCCCGTTCGCACCGAACGGGGCCTGGCTGTCGGTCCGGTTGGTTATTTGAATACTTTATCCGGGTTGATGTAGCCGGCTTTGTCTTCAAACCAGTCCTGGTTCTGCGCGCCTTTGCTCG from Tellurirhabdus rosea harbors:
- a CDS encoding tetratricopeptide repeat protein, whose protein sequence is MRYLYLLVCVLTGFSALQAQKVDLDEFSFHASYVQLPRNPLPAELTTYSTEFTSVGVNVRALGYNMADLQNSYFNISGFRKVARGGHFTIKIQIDNPQFGDLKEAPKTETSKGKDGKEVKTTTYAYSYTYYVPMRYVITDYQQNILEEGAVADGSQQQGSFTSYFATQAQLAEYWKNNRNSVLLERWQSFTSQALQNFSNRLNDNFGYVTKNKVPGTLWVLNSSKHPEFEAYQKQYKLIRDAFDGMTPAKGLDPALLQPALDYLESLPKKYPADEKADKKLRYSAYYNLGTIYYWLDEFDKSAAYADALIKNDYDRRDGEVMKNAALSAKARMTANRLSSRHFVRDLSKAEPPALAPPPVEVLAAAQTAEPVKTEQEKASESLYKLQGGLDQLKELVARMEAREKAIREEIKHTDGLIVKYPTDAKLYITRGRLKRNVYDWPGSVADFEKGVSLKPKEAIYHYELGFTAVATGEYDRGVKALDAAIALNPKYTEAYYQKGLALSRANRPVEAIPVFDKAIALRPTYAEALTERGVCREYLLKHADAIQDFDKAIAANPKYAYAYNCRGTSNFGLGKYPEALTDLNKAIELEKYTPNAYANRAIAYLKMGRLEEASKDAEDVVAKNKNFANGYLARALVRVQQKNFQGAIEDARQALTLNHPRPYRVHTALADALAGLGLRDEAIKKYDEALSLMPGYAEAVTGKAQAQQLSSKF
- the crcB gene encoding fluoride efflux transporter CrcB — its product is MAQNSFFLVFLGGGLGSVTRYAVSRYVQPWLGPSFPAGTLLVNVVASLVLGLVAGWMAGRQGGETVRLLVGVGFCGGLSTFSTFSTDTLALLQQGRILSAILNILLNVVLCLLVSWLGFAAGLHKLRSIL
- a CDS encoding APC family permease, which encodes MTSSEPKSSSALLKLLGVGFGIAVTIGGTIGTGILRRPGTIAQELGDPWLILLVWVLVGLFALLGSLSVIELGTMLPKAGAWYVFARRAFGDFAGFLIGIASWFGSVSAMAFGASVMGEYLALIFPVLSGYVRLIGVGILVAFVAFHWLGVRLASQAQEVMSFLKAVGLLAFVLVCFAYEPDVPLDFSEANKIPVQGSLIVALLAALQSVFYTYDGWHTAAYFTEEDVNPNKNLPRSMMGGVLLIIAIYLLVNLALFHVLPINELAASKLPAADAIQRIYGPASARAVTGLLLISILGIINAQIMFNPRVLFAISRDGLFSRRFATVNAGGTPGAAMLLTAGLSCVMILTGSYGRFSDIASFFFVLCYFSGFASLIRLRQTEPNLPRPFRAWGYPVVTWVLLLASLAFLVGVIIGDQTSSLYAVVFLALSYPAYRLVKRWNA
- a CDS encoding M14 family metallopeptidase, whose protein sequence is MNTALAQDTAQRLFETHDQYREASLSFRRFKQKDILPLIDSLKADSRFEITQVGESVEKRPIQLIKVGSGPRKVLLWSQMHGDEPTATMALFDLFNWLRQTDEFDGLREQLLRETTLYFVPMLNPDGAERYQRRNALDIDMNRDALRLQSPESRILKNLQQTLKPDFGFNLHDQSTRYSVGHTPRQATISFLATAYDEARNVNPVRERSMQLIIGMNRVLQRFIPGGVGRYSDEFEPRAFGDNIQKWGTTLILIESGGYPNDPEKQYIRKLNYVAILTALESISTDGYKLESRADYTRIPENERYLFDVLIRGVQVMRNGKPYKMDVGINRNEVNVAGATAFQYRSVVEDLGDLSTFFGIEEIDGNGLTLVPGHVHRTPLDSLALVRKLNLDSLYREGVTSFRLTKPTKTPAVVPPVQFLQPGTVASRPAQIGQGATFLLKRGNRIRYVFVNGFWYDAETQKNLLTNGTID
- a CDS encoding TonB-dependent receptor, whose protein sequence is MKTVVKLLALILVGITTAFAQNGTIRGTLKDAKTKEALIGATVRIDGLTLGAAADVEGAFVIANVPAGTHKLILSYVSYKTKEIPGVRVESGNTTVVETELEEEGGQNLQEVVVKASRTTNTEIAVITEIKQMKPIAVGISAQQIQKSQDRDAAAAIRRVPGVSIVDNRFVLIRGLSARYNSVLINDVITPSTEVDTRSFSFDLVPSNIIDRMIVYKSGSAELPGDFAGGVIKIYTKRRPEQNFLDVGLTLGYRQNTTFQNVQTHERSGANWLGLWGADQQVPNSFPTSSNAFNAQNPLQRAAYARLLPNTWGLQNVTVSPDIRFALNTGRRFDIGNVRLSNLTSVNYAMSHQYADVALNIYQNGATANDQFETYQDASYNRNTRLGILHNWSARISPAFNLEWKTLFNQLSSTETINRVGQRVVDGFDVRAYSQRFENRSIVTTQLAGEHTLSDLTRVNWVAGYGYTGRWEPDWKRVRYQRATGAMGPDGQEAAYQITVPQQPNPIDVGRFYSKLDERTLTFSGNLEHSFGNPADREPNRLRAGIYAERKNRDFGARFYGYQTIGNATSIIGQEIGSVFNPRNLTGQPGALSLQDGTKGIDSYEASQDYAAAYVSGDVNFGPRANLTLGFRGEYNDQNLYTTPVNVREQRVDNPIFSPLPSLNFTYKLNEQQNVRLAFSSTVNRPEFRELAPFAFYDFNTQSDVQGNPELKTANIQNIDAKWELYPTPNELISVTAFYKYFRNPIETFLLPSVNGLSYTFTNANSARNYGLELEIRKGFANSASAFLQNITLVGNASIIRSQINLGSFVTAPDLSGTIQRFDLTGVTDTKRPLAGQSPYLINAGVYYAHPTSGLQWNVLYNVFGQRIFAVGNVESPTVYEMPRHVVDLNISRTFNKQFEVRLGIQDILNQPVRFAQDFSRDARIGSDVTSRSAGADQDIRKFRRGSYFTLTGVYTFGRRTLIP